A window from Agelaius phoeniceus isolate bAgePho1 chromosome 13, bAgePho1.hap1, whole genome shotgun sequence encodes these proteins:
- the ADAM10 gene encoding disintegrin and metalloproteinase domain-containing protein 10: MDLAGTIILLCSCAAGAGGQYGNPLNKYIRHYEGLSYDVDLLHQKHQRAKRAVSHEEQFLRLDFHAHGRQFNLRMKRDTSLFSDDFKVEISNQVIDYDTSHIYTGHIYGEQGSFTHGSVIDGKFEGFIQTHSGTFYIEPAERYIKDRNLPFHSVIYHEDDIKYPHKYGPQGGCADHSVFERMQKYQMTGIEEPTTEKPVEEPKKDDPQLLRKKRATQAEKNTCQLYIQTDHLFYKHYGTREAVIAQISSHVKAIDTIYQSTDFSGIRNISFMVKRIRINTTVDEKDSSNPFRFPNIGVEKFLELNSEQNHDDYCLAYVFTDRDFDDGVLGLAWVGAPSGSSGGICEKSKLYSDGKKKSLNTGIITVQNYGSHVPPKVSHITFAHEVGHNFGSPHDSGMECTPGESKNLGQKENGNYIMYARATSGDKLNNNKFSICSIRNISQVLDKKRNNCFVESGQPICGNGLVEQGEQCDCGYSDQCKDDCCYDANQPEDKKCKLRPGKKCSPSQGPCCTAQCDFKSRTDKCRNDSDCAKEGMCNGVSALCPISEPKENFTVCNRNTQVCIKGQCAGSICEKHGLEECTCASSDGKDDRELCHVCCMRKMDPATCASTGSSRWQEYFHLETITLQPGSPCNDFKGYCDVFMRCRLVDADGPLARLKKAIFNPELYENIAEWIVAYWWAVLLMGIALIMLMAGFIKICSVHTPSSNPKLPPHKPLPGTLKRRRPPQTTQPPQRQRPRESYQMGHMRR; this comes from the exons ACAGTTCAACCTTCGAATGAAGAGAGATACCTCTCTTTTTAGTGATGACTTTAAAGTAGAAATATCAAACCAAGTCATTGATTATGATACCTCCCACATTTACACTGGACACATTTATG GTGAGCAAGGAAGTTTTACTCATGGCTCTGTTATTGATGGAAAATTTGAAGGATTCATTCAAACTCACAGTGGGACCTTTTATATTGAGCCAGCAGAGAGATACATAAAGGACAGAAACCTCCCATTCCACTCTGTCATTTATCATGAAGATGATATCA AATATCCACATAAATATGGACCACAAGGAGGTTGTGCAGATCATTCAGTATTTGAAAGAATGCAGAAGTACCAGATGACTGGTATAGAAGAACCAACAACAGAG AAGCCTGTTGAAGAGCCTAAGAAGGATGATCCACAGCTTTTGAGAAAAAAGCGTGCCACTCAGGCTGAAAAAAACACATGCCAGCTGTATATCCAGACTGATCATTTATTCTACAAGCACTATGGAACCAGAGAAGCTGTGATTGCACAG ATTTCCAGCCATGTTAAAGCAATTGACACCATTTACCAGTCAACAGATTTTTCAGGGATCCGTAACATCAGCTTCATGGTGAAACGAATCCGA ATTAACACAACCGTAGATGAGAAGGACTCTTCCAATCCCTTTAGATTTCCTAACATTGGTGTGGAAAAGTTTCTGGAACTGAACTCAGAACAGAACCATGATGATTATTGCTTGGCCTATGTGTTTACAGACCGTGATTTTGATGATGGAGTCCTTGGTCTGGCTTGGGTTGGAGCCCCTTCAG GGAGCTCTGGTGGAATATGTGAGAAAAGCAAATTGTATTCGGATGGTAAGAAGAAGTCTCTGAACACTGGAATCATCACTGTCCAGAACTATGGCTCTCATGTGCCCCCCAAGGTTTCTCACATTACTTTTGCACATGAGGTTGGGCATAACTTTGGTTCCCCT CATGATTCTGGAATGGAGTGCACTCCTGGAGAGTCCAAGAACTTGGGGCAGAAGGAAAATGGCAATTATATCATGTATGCAAGAGCTACATCTGGGGACAAACTTAACAACAATAAGTTCTCTATCTGTAGCATTCGAAATATCAGCCAAGTTCTTGACAAGAAGAGAAATAATTGTTTTGTTG AGTCTGGGCAGCCCATCTGTGGTAATGGACTGGTTGAACAAGGAGAACAGTGTGATTGTGGGTACAGTGACCAGTGTAAAGATGACTGCTGTTATGATGCAAACCAACCAGAAGATAAAAAATGCAAGTTAAGACCAGGCAAAAAGTGCAG CCCCAGCCAAGGCCCGTGCTGCACTGCCCAGTGTGATTTCAAATCCAGGACAGATAAGTGTCGGAATGATTCTGACTGTGCTAAGGAGGGAATGTGCAATGGTGTCAGTGCTCTCTGCCCAATATCTGAACCCAAAGAGAACTTCACCGTGTGCAACAGGAACACACAAGTTTGCATAAAGGGG CAATGTGCTGGCTCTATCTGTGAGAAGCATGGTTTGGAGGAGTGTACATGTGCTAGTTCAGATGGCAAGGATGATAGAGAACTGTGCCATGTCTGCTGCATGAGAAAAA TGGACCCAGCTACTTGTGCAAGCACAGGCTCGAGCCGGTGGCAGGAATACTTTCACCTCGAAACCATCACTTTGCAACCTGGATCTCCCTGTAATGATTTCAAAGGCTACTGTGATGTGTTTATGAGGTGTCGGCTGGTGGATGCTGATGGCCCTCTAGCTAGACTaaagaaagcaatttttaatCCAGAACTATATGAAAATATTGCAGAATGGATTGTG gcTTATTGGTGGGCAGTGTTGCTTATGGGAATTGCATTGATCATGTTAATGGCTGGCTTCATTAAGATATGCAGTGTTCATACTCCAAGCAGTAATCCAAAGTTGCCTCCTCATAAACCACTTCCAG GCACTTTAAAAAGGAGGAGACCACCACAAACCACTCAGCCCCCACAGCGGCAAAGGCCCCGAGAGAGTTATCAGATGGGACATATGAGACGCTGA
- the LIPC gene encoding hepatic triacylglycerol lipase, which translates to MRSLQLSFLLVSCIIISANTYEGKKKEALRSQSEHPRGKKDQQNFKTRFRLYTDRAGGSCQIFVNQLETLDKCHFNASLPLVMIVHGWSVDGILESWIWKMAAALKSQHEPMNVIIADWLALAHQHYPIAVQNTRTTGHEIAQFLQWLEESIQFSRSNAHLIGYSLGAHVSGFAGSFINGTKKIGRITGLDPAGPLFEGMSPTDRLSPDDANFVDAIHTFTKQHMGLSVGIKQPVAHFDFYPNGGTFQPGCHILHVYNHIAQLGIAGITQTVKCAHERSVHLFIDSLLHKDKQSTAYWCNDINTFNKGLCLSCKKNRCNTLGYNIREERLPKSRRLFLKTRAYMPFKVYHYQFKIHIINEIQGKPIDPAFTMSLTGTKADAKNLHIPLVESITGNKTYSFLITLDNDIGDIIMIKFKWELPPLWGNIWDTFQTIIPWTKGTRRPGLIVKEIRVKAGETQQKNTFCPQSTDNIHLHPSHEKIFVSCEDLFQTQNRK; encoded by the exons AGGCACTGAGATCACAGAGTGAACACCCTAGAGGAAAGAAAGATCAGCAAAACTTCAAAACCAGATTTCGACTCTATACAgacagagctggaggcagctgccAGATTTTTGTTAATCAGCTGGAGACTCTTGACAAATGCCATTTCAATGCCTCTCTCCCTCTGGTGATGATAGTCCATGGCTGGTCG GtggatgggatattggaaaGCTGGATTTGGAAaatggcagcagctctgaagtCTCAGCATGAGCCAATGAATGTGATCATTGCAGACTGGCTGGCCCTGGCTCACCAGCACTATCCCATTGCTGTACAGAACACGCGCACCACAGGCCACGAGATCGCGCAGTtcctgcagtggctggag GAATCCATTCAATTTTCCAGAAGCAATGCTCATCTAATTGGATACAGCCTGGGAGCTCATGTTTCAGGATTTGCTGGAAGTTTTATCAATGGTACAAAGAAGATTGGAAGAATTACAG GCCTTGACCCTGCTGGTCCCCTGTTTGAAGGAATGTCACCCACAGACCGTTTATCTCCAGATGATGCAAACTTTGTGGATGCAATTCATACCTTCACCAAACAGCACATGGGCCTCAGTGTTGGCatcaagcagcctgtggctcaTTTTGACTTTTATCCCAACGGAGGCaccttccagcctggctgtcACATCCTGCACGTGTACAACCACATTGCACAGCTGGGGATTGCTG GCATCACTCAAACTGTGAAATGTGCCCATGAGAGGTCAGTTCATTTGTTCATCGACTCTCTGCTGCACAAGGACAAGCAAAGCACAGCGTACTGGTGCAACGACATCAACACTTTCAACAAAGGGCTGTGCCTCAGCTGTAAGAAGAACCGCTGTAACACCCTGGGCTACAACATCAGGGAGGAAAGGCTGCCCAAAAGCAGACGACTCTTTCTGAAAACAAGAGCATATATGCCCTTCAAAG TGTATCATTATCAGTTCAAGATCCACATCATCAATGAAATCCAAGGCAAGCCCATAGACCCAGCTTTCACCATGTCTCTGACAGGGACTAAGGCAGATGCTAAAAACCTGCACATCCCACT AGTTGAAAGTATTACTGGGAATAAAACCTACTCCTTTCTCATCACCCTGGACAATGATATTGGTGACATCATAATGATCAAGTTCAAATGGGAATTACCTCCACTTTGGGGAAACATCTGGGACACATTTCAAACCATAATACCATGGACAAAGGGTACCCGTCGACCAGGACTTATAGTGAAGGAGATAAGAGTGAAAGCAGGGGAAACACAGCAAAA GAACACATTTTGCCCCCAAAGCACTGACAATATTCACCTTCATCCATCCCACGAGAAGATATTTGTGAGCTGTGAAGATCTCTTCCAgacacaaaacagaaaatga